One region of Desulforegula conservatrix Mb1Pa genomic DNA includes:
- a CDS encoding sigma-54-dependent Fis family transcriptional regulator: MNVSNSKNSASWISKCRKIIFEGQQSKSILDGICRILTDDGPFTLASYSELSHENGKVMPVSIFPSDRPFPEASGFVLSSSPESPAAVAWSQSRTFVVSQISTDMNFHEWQSAAVMHGYESIVTLPVSSAPHPRGILILYSQSSEPVTREIIVALDELATLLGRTLAFLAEKTIQKNEIEALAKQEEMYHSVFENTGTGTIIIDYDMTILHANAKLLEMTGYTREEVENNMKWSQFIAPQDNERMQKYHFGRRKKESGIPTEYECRIIDRSGRLRYIDMKVGMIPGSLQSIASFNDITKKVLAEEQLKESESRLSAIIEAFDGLIYISDPNYNILFMNKTVRERAGIGAANAPCYKIIHGLDQPCGWCGQTRVLTGGTVRREIKSPLDDKWFSFTRTPVRQIDGKVERIQTILIDITERKLAEEALAKKADVLSDENRRLRSSIKERYKFGEIIGKSPAMQSVYELILKAATSNAHVIIQGESGTGKELVARAIHHMSDRKGQRFVPVNCGAISENIIESEFFGYKKGAFTGANRDKPGYLDIADGGTLFLDEIGEIGLGMQVKLLRAIEGGGYTPVGDNMVKHPNLRIVAATNRNLKDLVKQGEMRQDFFYRVHVIPIHLPSLRERKEDLPLLIEHFISRFEGSQNPPHITGNILETFMRYPWPGNVRELENVIKRYATIGNLDFFQSLLSEPEAQLLTKQSAIPEIPKGLHLEEAMAFAEKEIIRQTLEGCRWHKGKASEILGIHRKTLFTKMRKLGIK, translated from the coding sequence ATGAACGTATCAAACAGCAAAAATTCAGCGTCCTGGATATCGAAATGCAGAAAGATCATATTCGAAGGTCAGCAATCAAAATCCATACTTGACGGCATATGCAGAATCCTTACAGATGACGGGCCATTTACCCTCGCCTCTTACTCAGAACTTTCCCATGAAAACGGAAAGGTAATGCCGGTAAGTATTTTCCCGTCTGACAGACCTTTTCCGGAAGCATCCGGATTTGTTCTTTCATCATCCCCTGAATCACCGGCAGCTGTTGCTTGGAGCCAGTCCAGGACATTTGTTGTAAGCCAGATATCAACGGACATGAATTTTCATGAGTGGCAGTCTGCGGCAGTCATGCATGGATACGAATCGATTGTTACCCTGCCTGTAAGCTCGGCGCCCCATCCCAGGGGAATTCTTATTTTATATTCCCAGAGCAGCGAGCCTGTAACCAGGGAAATAATTGTCGCGCTTGATGAGCTTGCTACTCTTCTCGGAAGAACCCTCGCTTTCCTTGCGGAAAAGACCATTCAGAAAAATGAAATAGAAGCCCTTGCAAAACAGGAGGAGATGTACCATTCGGTTTTTGAAAATACGGGCACGGGAACAATCATAATTGACTATGACATGACCATACTTCACGCCAATGCCAAGCTTCTTGAGATGACAGGCTACACAAGGGAAGAGGTGGAAAACAATATGAAATGGTCGCAGTTCATTGCTCCCCAGGATAATGAAAGGATGCAGAAATACCATTTCGGAAGACGCAAAAAAGAATCCGGGATACCGACTGAATACGAATGCAGAATCATAGACAGAAGTGGAAGGCTTAGATATATCGACATGAAGGTTGGCATGATTCCGGGTTCACTGCAATCCATTGCCTCCTTCAATGACATAACCAAAAAGGTTTTGGCCGAAGAACAACTGAAAGAGAGCGAATCAAGGCTTTCGGCAATTATCGAGGCATTTGACGGACTGATTTATATTTCTGACCCTAACTACAACATTCTCTTCATGAACAAGACAGTCAGGGAAAGAGCTGGCATAGGGGCCGCAAACGCACCATGCTACAAGATTATTCACGGCCTTGATCAGCCTTGTGGTTGGTGCGGACAGACAAGGGTTCTCACAGGCGGAACTGTAAGAAGGGAAATAAAAAGTCCGCTTGATGACAAATGGTTTTCATTCACAAGAACTCCGGTAAGACAGATAGACGGGAAGGTCGAAAGAATCCAGACCATTCTTATAGACATCACTGAACGCAAACTCGCTGAAGAAGCTCTGGCAAAAAAGGCTGACGTGCTGAGTGATGAAAACAGAAGACTTAGATCATCAATCAAGGAACGTTATAAATTTGGAGAAATAATAGGCAAAAGTCCGGCAATGCAGTCTGTCTACGAACTTATCCTGAAGGCCGCCACATCCAACGCGCATGTCATAATTCAGGGTGAATCAGGAACCGGCAAGGAATTGGTCGCTAGGGCGATTCATCACATGAGCGACCGCAAAGGCCAGAGATTCGTTCCAGTCAATTGCGGAGCCATAAGCGAGAACATCATAGAAAGCGAATTCTTCGGTTATAAAAAAGGGGCCTTCACAGGCGCCAACAGGGACAAGCCCGGATATCTTGACATTGCTGACGGCGGAACTCTTTTTCTGGATGAAATAGGAGAAATAGGCCTGGGCATGCAGGTTAAGCTTTTGAGAGCCATCGAAGGTGGCGGATACACCCCAGTTGGTGACAATATGGTAAAACACCCAAACCTAAGAATTGTTGCCGCCACAAACAGAAATCTCAAGGATCTTGTCAAGCAGGGCGAAATGCGGCAGGACTTTTTTTACAGGGTTCACGTAATACCCATTCATCTTCCTTCTTTAAGGGAAAGAAAGGAAGACCTTCCTCTTCTTATCGAACATTTCATATCCCGTTTCGAGGGCAGCCAAAACCCTCCTCATATTACAGGAAATATTCTTGAAACATTCATGCGTTATCCCTGGCCCGGCAATGTGAGGGAACTTGAAAACGTGATCAAAAGGTATGCCACCATTGGCAATCTTGATTTTTTCCAGTCCTTGCTTTCAGAACCAGAGGCACAGCTTCTGACCAAGCAATCCGCAATCCCCGAAATTCCGAAGGGCCTGCACCTTGAAGAAGCCATGGCTTTTGCCGAAAAAGAAATTATCAGACAGACACTTGAGGGTTGCAGATGGCATAAAGGCAAGGCTTCGGAGATTTTGGGCATCCACAGGAAGACCCTTTTTACCAAAATGAGGAAGCTTGGTATTAAATAG
- a CDS encoding transposase, with the protein ELAGFQHEPHVTGGGKAAVEHPSFKWVNIILGNLKNALKGTYHAINRKHVPRYLAEFQYRFNRRYDLPSMIHRLIYVALRTPPMPSTMLSMAEAEW; encoded by the coding sequence GAGCTCGCTGGTTTCCAGCACGAACCCCATGTTACTGGAGGTGGTAAAGCAGCTGTAGAGCATCCATCCTTCAAATGGGTCAATATAATACTTGGTAACTTAAAAAATGCGCTCAAAGGTACTTATCATGCAATTAATCGCAAGCATGTTCCGCGGTACCTGGCAGAATTTCAGTACAGATTCAATCGCCGATATGATCTGCCGTCCATGATTCACAGACTGATTTATGTTGCTCTTAGGACTCCACCCATGCCATCAACCATGCTTTCTATGGCTGAAGCAGAGTGGTAA
- a CDS encoding metal-dependent transcriptional regulator → MIPTTEPAAKTLTSVMEDYLETIFNLEIDKKVVRVKDIAGRLKVKMPSVTSMLKTLSERGLVNYEKYEYVFLTDEGSAIGKEINRKHKILFKFLTDILHVDPAKAGDEACKMEHVLSHDTMDRLMSLMTTMLECPDFVKKADMRMKIDI, encoded by the coding sequence ATGATTCCCACAACTGAACCCGCGGCAAAAACGCTGACTTCCGTAATGGAAGACTACCTTGAGACGATATTCAATCTTGAGATAGACAAGAAGGTCGTAAGGGTAAAAGATATAGCCGGAAGACTAAAAGTTAAGATGCCATCTGTGACGAGTATGCTCAAGACCCTGAGTGAACGTGGACTCGTCAATTATGAAAAATACGAATATGTTTTTCTGACAGATGAAGGAAGCGCAATAGGCAAAGAAATAAACCGCAAGCACAAGATCCTTTTCAAATTCCTGACTGACATTCTTCATGTTGACCCAGCAAAAGCAGGAGATGAAGCATGCAAAATGGAACATGTCCTAAGCCATGATACAATGGACAGACTGATGTCACTAATGACAACCATGCTTGAATGCCCCGATTTCGTTAAAAAGGCAGATATGAGAATGAAAATAGATATTTAA